The Bubalus kerabau isolate K-KA32 ecotype Philippines breed swamp buffalo chromosome X, PCC_UOA_SB_1v2, whole genome shotgun sequence genome has a segment encoding these proteins:
- the LOC129639380 gene encoding uncharacterized protein LOC129639380 isoform X3: protein MTSLLERLTTNAINWDIGRHSALGTQEPQGQAPSLPSRWFKRTEAARSSSPPVTDNHHGAGPRVQLDVAETFDHWTEPREGLSEDSLTNPEEIRYTDGSSFVLDGKRRAGYAVVSNFETIEAKPLPPAVKVPAHDSRIHYSRVKPWNKTEEDTQYTYQPATTCSASSTKI, encoded by the exons atgacaagtctcctagaacggcttaccacaaatgccatcaactgggacattgggcggcactctgccctcgggacccaagagcctcaaggtcaagcgccaagcctgccctcacgatggttcaagaggactgaagcggcccgctccagcagcccgcctgtcacagataaccatcatggggctggaccaagggtgcaactggatgtggcag aaaccttcGACCACTGGACAGaaccccgagagggattgtcagaagattctctgaccaatcctgaggaaatccggtacactgatggaagcagctttgtcttggatggaaaaagaagagccgggtatgcagtagtctccaattttgagaccatagaggctaagcctttgccaccag cagtcaaggtaccagcaCATGACTCCaggattcactactcacgagtcaagccgtggaataaaacagaagaggacactcaatacacct atcaaccagctacaacatgcagtgccagttcaacaaagatataa
- the LOC129639380 gene encoding uncharacterized protein LOC129639380 isoform X1, which produces MTSLLERLTTNAINWDIGRHSALGTQEPQGQAPSLPSRWFKRTEAARSSSPPVTDNHHGAGPRVQLDVAETFDHWTEPREGLSEDSLTNPEEIRYTDGSSFVLDGKRRAGYAVVSNFETIEAKPLPPAVKVPAHDSRIHYSRVKPWNKTEEDTQYTCEPLGELRYLFRTTNECHSNEHPQNLVSGDKISQDNSKEPTQSDRDCTPKQTGDRSSDP; this is translated from the exons atgacaagtctcctagaacggcttaccacaaatgccatcaactgggacattgggcggcactctgccctcgggacccaagagcctcaaggtcaagcgccaagcctgccctcacgatggttcaagaggactgaagcggcccgctccagcagcccgcctgtcacagataaccatcatggggctggaccaagggtgcaactggatgtggcag aaaccttcGACCACTGGACAGaaccccgagagggattgtcagaagattctctgaccaatcctgaggaaatccggtacactgatggaagcagctttgtcttggatggaaaaagaagagccgggtatgcagtagtctccaattttgagaccatagaggctaagcctttgccaccag cagtcaaggtaccagcaCATGACTCCaggattcactactcacgagtcaagccgtggaataaaacagaagaggacactcaatacacctgtgagcccctgggagagctCAGATACTTATTCAGGACTaccaatgagtgccattctaatgaacacccccaaaatctggtttctggggataagatttctcaggataactctaaggagccaacacagagtgacagagactgtactccaaaacagacaggagatagatcttctgatccctga
- the LOC129639380 gene encoding uncharacterized protein LOC129639380 isoform X5 — MTSLLERLTTNAINWDIGRHSALGTQEPQGQAPSLPSRWFKRTEAARSSSPPVTDNHHGAGPRVQLDVAETFDHWTEPREGLSEDSLTNPEEIRYTDGSSFVLDGKRRAGSTSYNMQCQFNKDIKLQLTMENITHPWTPL; from the exons atgacaagtctcctagaacggcttaccacaaatgccatcaactgggacattgggcggcactctgccctcgggacccaagagcctcaaggtcaagcgccaagcctgccctcacgatggttcaagaggactgaagcggcccgctccagcagcccgcctgtcacagataaccatcatggggctggaccaagggtgcaactggatgtggcag aaaccttcGACCACTGGACAGaaccccgagagggattgtcagaagattctctgaccaatcctgaggaaatccggtacactgatggaagcagctttgtcttggatggaaaaagaagagccgg atcaaccagctacaacatgcagtgccagttcaacaaagatataaaactacagctgaccatggaaaatatcacacacccttggacaccgctataa
- the LOC129639380 gene encoding uncharacterized protein LOC129639380 isoform X4 has product MTSLLERLTTNAINWDIGRHSALGTQEPQGQAPSLPSRWFKRTEAARSSSPPVTDNHHGAGPRVQLDVAETFDHWTEPREGLSEDSLTNPEEIRYTDGSSFVLDGKRRAGYAVVSNFETIEAKPLPPDQPATTCSASSTKI; this is encoded by the exons atgacaagtctcctagaacggcttaccacaaatgccatcaactgggacattgggcggcactctgccctcgggacccaagagcctcaaggtcaagcgccaagcctgccctcacgatggttcaagaggactgaagcggcccgctccagcagcccgcctgtcacagataaccatcatggggctggaccaagggtgcaactggatgtggcag aaaccttcGACCACTGGACAGaaccccgagagggattgtcagaagattctctgaccaatcctgaggaaatccggtacactgatggaagcagctttgtcttggatggaaaaagaagagccgggtatgcagtagtctccaattttgagaccatagaggctaagcctttgccaccag atcaaccagctacaacatgcagtgccagttcaacaaagatataa
- the LOC129639380 gene encoding uncharacterized protein LOC129639380 isoform X2, translating into MPSTGTLGGTLPSGPKSLKVKRQACPHDGSRGLKRPAPAARLSQITIMGLDQGCNWMWQGSLPFHSCLETFDHWTEPREGLSEDSLTNPEEIRYTDGSSFVLDGKRRAGYAVVSNFETIEAKPLPPAVKVPAHDSRIHYSRVKPWNKTEEDTQYTCEPLGELRYLFRTTNECHSNEHPQNLVSGDKISQDNSKEPTQSDRDCTPKQTGDRSSDP; encoded by the exons atgccatcaactgggacattgggcggcactctgccctcgggacccaagagcctcaaggtcaagcgccaagcctgccctcacgatggttcaagaggactgaagcggcccgctccagcagcccgcctgtcacagataaccatcatggggctggaccaagggtgcaactggatgtggcag ggctctctcccctttcactcttgtctagaaaccttcGACCACTGGACAGaaccccgagagggattgtcagaagattctctgaccaatcctgaggaaatccggtacactgatggaagcagctttgtcttggatggaaaaagaagagccgggtatgcagtagtctccaattttgagaccatagaggctaagcctttgccaccag cagtcaaggtaccagcaCATGACTCCaggattcactactcacgagtcaagccgtggaataaaacagaagaggacactcaatacacctgtgagcccctgggagagctCAGATACTTATTCAGGACTaccaatgagtgccattctaatgaacacccccaaaatctggtttctggggataagatttctcaggataactctaaggagccaacacagagtgacagagactgtactccaaaacagacaggagatagatcttctgatccctga
- the LOC129639380 gene encoding uncharacterized protein LOC129639380 isoform X6 has product MPSTGTLGGTLPSGPKSLKVKRQACPHDGSRGLKRPAPAARLSQITIMGLDQGCNWMWQGSLPFHSCLETFDHWTEPREGLSEDSLTNPEEIRYTDGSSFVLDGKRRAGSTSYNMQCQFNKDIKLQLTMENITHPWTPL; this is encoded by the exons atgccatcaactgggacattgggcggcactctgccctcgggacccaagagcctcaaggtcaagcgccaagcctgccctcacgatggttcaagaggactgaagcggcccgctccagcagcccgcctgtcacagataaccatcatggggctggaccaagggtgcaactggatgtggcag ggctctctcccctttcactcttgtctagaaaccttcGACCACTGGACAGaaccccgagagggattgtcagaagattctctgaccaatcctgaggaaatccggtacactgatggaagcagctttgtcttggatggaaaaagaagagccgg atcaaccagctacaacatgcagtgccagttcaacaaagatataaaactacagctgaccatggaaaatatcacacacccttggacaccgctataa